One Aegilops tauschii subsp. strangulata cultivar AL8/78 chromosome 7, Aet v6.0, whole genome shotgun sequence genomic window carries:
- the LOC109786680 gene encoding uncharacterized protein, translated as MPTTDWGPIIVAMVLFILLSPGFLFQLPARVRVVEFGNMGTSGFSILVHAILYFCLLTIAVVAIGVHVYASKPGPAG; from the coding sequence ATGCCGACGACGGACTGGGGCCCAATCATCGTGGCGATGGTGCTGTTCATCCTGCTGTCGCCGGGGTTCCTGTTCCAGCTGCCGGCGAGGGTGAGGGTGGTGGAGTTCGGCAACATGGGCACTAGCGGCTTCTCCATCCTCGTCCACGCCATCCTCTACTTCTGCCTGCTCACCATCGCTGTTGTGGCCATCGGAGTGCATGTGTATGCCTCCAAACCTGGTCCAGCAGGGTAA